In Ptiloglossa arizonensis isolate GNS036 chromosome 10, iyPtiAriz1_principal, whole genome shotgun sequence, the genomic window CACGTTCTCCTTATCAAAGAGTGCAAATTGTGCACTCAAAATCATTAGGGAATCTGTTGGTTCTCGATGAATTACAAAGTAAGAAACacataaaatttgttttcaaattagattgaaagatatttaaaattagGACATCTTAAACACTACACTGTAAACTTTTTAGATATATCTGAAGCAGATCTTATATATACAGAAACTTTGATGCAACGTGGGAAGGAGAGTTATACAGGAAAGGAGATAGTTATTTTAGGAGGGGGAGATGGTGGTTTACTGTGGGAATTGCTTAAGGAAAAACCAAAATTCGTTACGATGTTGGAAGTATGTTTTTACAAaagaattacaattacaaaataattaattataatccTATCGTATAAAAGTAGTATACtgtgttttataaaaaaaacatttttctatttttagattGATGATATTGTTATAAAAGCCTGTAGTCAACATATGAGAAGTATATGTGGCGATTGTTTGGATAAGAGAAAGGGAGACAATTATGAAGTAAGTTTTAGtaaggaaataaaatttattgttcAAACTAAAAATAAGAAGGCAATTACGGTtaataaaacattaaaaatttgtagataATTGTCGGAGATTGCGCAAAAACCTTAGTGCACATGATCGAAGAGGGTCGACAGTTTGACTACGTCTTCGGTGATCTTACAGATATACCGATCAGCACTGCTCCATATGGTGATGCATGGGATTTTATCAGACTTATCCTAAACTCgacagtgaaaattttaaaacCTACTGGAAAATATATGACTCACGTATGTACACttggatttgtttttttttttcgtatatatGTTATTCAGTTTACTAACtgtgaattttcaattatttattgtttttgtAATAAATGATTCGCATAAAAAGAACGTTACGCGTAAATAATTTGTTACtccaaaaaattttattttttatattcttttatttatttaatataaattaatatatgagAAGTATGTATAAGGATAActtttgttttatattatagGGCAATGGAGTATCTTGTTCAGAATCGTTAGAAATGTACGAGCAAGTTCTGTCACAACTCTGTCTACCAGTAACTTTTACTAAAAACAGTGTTTTTGTACCCTCTTTCTTCGAGGATTGGGTCTTTTATCAAGTATCGTTAAAATGATGGATTAAATGTACAACCTTAAGGTTTCAGGGAAGGCATGCTCACCACCTATTTCCTCCCTTATGACCCATATTAAACTCTAGTCGCAGATGTTTTGCTAACAATTCGGATTCTGAAAAAAAAGATCCCAATGCTGGACATAAAATCCTAATTGACATTACTACGCTGGCGTCTGTATATATAAAAGATGGTAGTTATTTGTGCTTATTTAATTGTTTAGTAACTAATAAACTATACAAAGGTgctcaattattttttcaaataactgTCAATAATCAAAATGAATCACCCAATGATTTAATACAAGTAACTCCAAAGAAAGCAATACAAAAAATTGATTACTGTGCAAATATAAGCCAATAATTAACCCTTTAATGCtttaattcatttatttacacTATGAAATATGAATTTATTTACACTATGAAAAACTAACTGAAAGCAGACAGACAAATACATGCACtcatttgtttaaatataaagTACAAATATATCTCAGGTTCAAATTGcctttatttatcgatatttactAAATAAGCTGTAATTCGTACTATAACAGTATTGTAGATAAATACGGAAATATTACAAGAAGTATATAATATACCTGGCAATAAGGGGttaagaaacacacacacctacACACACACTGTCTTTGTAAGTTACTTGAATactatgaaaaaaaatttataactatacatatttttatttttttatttcgtaaaaaatatttaagaataGTTACAAAAAGGAGTAAATGATTAAAAAGCTTTTAGTTGTTGGTAAGGAGAGAAAGTCTAAATTGTAACTACAAATATTGATCATAAATTgactattgtttaaatagcATTAATTAAAAGATATCGTAGTATCGCTAACATTACGATATAAATAAcacgtttaacattttttaaatattactgtTTGTGCATATTAACATTAGTAAAATAACATTAAATTATTACTCTACTTCACGGGTATTAAAATCAttactaataattaataaattacttttggAAATCCTTATGATTAATAGTTTCCCAATACTGACAGCATTACAAATTtgtcaataatattgatccttaATTACTAAGACAAAAATGTCGTAATTAATTACTGTTAGTTTaacatataaataaatgtaataaaatacatGAGAAAGGTAAAAATGAATATGAACTATTTAATTATGATGAAAGATTTGTTCCCAGGAAGGATATCTTTTATCTCtagaacaaagaataaatacattataaaaaattgtacggtGGGTTGATTGGTCACTTAACTAAATgtctattttaattttttaattggtAGTAGCTTTCCTACTTCGTGGATAGTTGATTCTATTTCAGTTTCTAAAATAATCTAGTCTAACCACTGCTGAACTTGCTCTGGGAGTCCATAAGAATTGCGTTGTTCTTCCGTGATGTTTCTCCCAgtatttctgaaatattttccatcttCTTGTTGATTTGTAGTAACACTCTGAAAATTAAAGTTATTGCgagtggagacccggagagagatagatgggaTCAAAGTTCCACCGATCTCTTCGTTTAGTTCtgtcgagcaattacattatggaaaaaatgtggcaaaattgggaaaggtacgacacgaaccgtggagtgggACCTACTAAGTTGGTCCCGTTTTCCCTCAGTGGGTCCAATTGAAAGGGAAATGAGCGACGCCTCCGCTACGCTAGAAGCGTGCCCCGTTTCCCCTACTTCCGCGGCAGGAGAACCCACAAACGTGGACCTGGCTCACGAAGGATGAAGAAGAGTTCCTTATTCTGGAATAAGTGGCAGAGATGCCTACTCCTGTGTTCGCAACATCTTCCTTCGAAGCGACGGTGATCGACCGTTCGAAGTAGTCGCACAGTCACTTGCATATGCAATAAGTTTTCGGTTAtaatattattaggttgttcggaaagtgagtTCGGAAGTGATAAGACGTATCAAGAGACGTGCGAGCGTCGAAGTACGTAAGCATTACTCGTTAACATTTAATCGTTtctaatcattcctaatactTTCGTTAATGTCTATCGCTGTTTCgtctaatattaatatatttgtgACTATAAACTCAATAAACACgagtgaaataaattattaggGTAGGTCTCTatacgcagcaacctccacgtggtgagacctgggcaaTCTATATTATTTAGTATGTAATTACTAATTGCATCGTCGGTAGCAGGTTAATGCAATTATTAACTACATACAAAATATTATGAGCAAATAGCTGCGGTCTTTTTTGTAGACTTTACCATAAATCTAGTTTGATTCTAGTGTACATCAGTATATCTAGGTTAGAGAGTGTTTCATTGAGTTTGTTCATTTCCCTTTCAAATAAGCGCAACAGTATTGAACTCGtgtgatattttacaaaattatagcCAATTTACGAAGCTCTTGCATTTTCAGTCCTTGgctttccttcgttactcgacCACTGTAGCAACGTAGTACATATTCGGACAGTAGAAACGCAAGGACTCGGCCAGACAAGTAGCATTACTCCGTCAATGTCCAGACAAGTAATATTACCCCACCACTGGTCAGATAAGTAGTGTTAGACCATCCACGATCAGACGAGTAGTACTATCCCTCGTCTATGGTTAAACATGTAGAAAATATAAGTgtgtgatcagacaagtagacaTGCGTGTGtgtggtcagacaagttgaAATGCGGTTGGATGGTCAGACTATTAGACATAAAAAAAAGCGTTAGTAAATTATTGGCCAGATTGGCGGATAGAGTAATCATTTGCCCTTCAAATAAGCGCAACAGCATTAAACTGAGgtgatttttaacaaaattatagTCATTTTACGAAGCCCTTGCATTTTCAGTCGTTGTGTCTCCTTTGGCGGTGGCGCTATCTGTGGCTACTGGGCTAAATTTGTCGAGGAATGATTCTTATTTGCTTTACCAGATGGCGACTCAAGGACTATATTTGCTTTAACAAATTGCTGTTTTAATTGCTTTTtaacataaataaacaaataattggTGACAAGTGGTGACCATAAATTTATTTCGACCAAggcaaaatattcttttttccccGCCTGTCATGTGCTCCTAATATCAAAGTTCTaaaatcagcgaaaaattcgaataaaagttcagaaattcattcgaaaatgtcgcaaaatttcaattcgcggaaattcttggaatctgacgtcatttctaagaatctgcgaaatcgtgccacttcctcgcatatcatatgctcctgataccaagagttccaaaatcgaacattttctaaaatttttgctcGAATTTCGGACTTTGGTGTCAGGAGACGAGTGTCAGGAAATGATGTCAGCCTCAAAAAATTCCGCAAATTGAAACTTGCAGATCTCCTCTTTTGACTAACTATTCAGCAACAGGTGAAGGGAATGGGAGCAATGTATGGGAAGAAGAGCAACTCGTGTTatacttaatgaatttattgaaatgcattAGACTGACATTCATATTCTTAAATTTGACAAAAGTATTAAGTTCGTTATGGGCGTTACAACAATGTTTTGTAATAAAGGATTCAACTGTTTCTTATATACAATCTAACTATtttaagttcgcagccaattagctcggcattaCTCGCGATTATTCGCCGCGAGTAatgccgattaccaggtctcaccacgtggaggttgctgcgagcggagacccggagagagatagatggaatcaaagttccatcgatctccctcgatacgcggtacaaacgaaattactaaactccagagatagaaggaaacaatgttccttcgatctcctcgtttagttctgccaagcaattacattatggaaaaatgaggcaaaattgggaaagacgcgacacgaaccgtgcagttggtcctactaggtctatcccgtttcccctccgtggttccgattccagagaaaacgaacgacgcctaccactcccctagaggagtgccccgtttctccatctttacgacgagagggtcttattttggaggctttcgcagggaccggcaaaaatgcctgctcctgtgctcgcaacatccccctctggaagcagacacaccggaagagacggcgatagaccgttcggactacttacacggccggccacttgcttgtacaagaagcagtggtgaccggaccgaggaacgaggaagcgagcaaaattaagctaaagattggataattgcttggcagatcacatccttaaaactaacttattctaactgcagagatagaaggaatcaatgttccttcgatctcctcgtttaattctaccgagcaattacattatggaaaaattaagcaaaattgggaaatacgcgacgcgaaccgtagagttgttcctactaggtcggtcccgtttcccctcagtgggcccgattaaagaggaaatgcacgacgccgtccactccgtggagtgccccgtttctcccaactccgcgtcaggagccacgcagagcgtggacctgacccacggaggatgacgaagagagggtcttgtggcacaagggcttccgcagggaccggtgcgaacacctgcccctgtgttcgcagcatgttctctctcaaagcggacgcaccagaagagacggcgatcgagcgttcgatccacctccacggccggtcacttgcttatgcaacaagcagaggtgaccggactgagata contains:
- the Sms gene encoding spermine synthase, whose amino-acid sequence is MVAHTVLLDFTVPSNVISDFEKCTNLKLAIANVLREYFDGLKPLTESNIDGSLLVLYTGPKGSLITIRGYTEGLVTLNIEYYKRDDEEALLNFELTRELETALQVAATSTHSHMLIPIKRGGPFERYFPTSDDRLLEYDIDKLVFEARSPYQRVQIVHSKSLGNLLVLDELQNISEADLIYTETLMQRGKESYTGKEIVILGGGDGGLLWELLKEKPKFVTMLEIDDIVIKACSQHMRSICGDCLDKRKGDNYEIIVGDCAKTLVHMIEEGRQFDYVFGDLTDIPISTAPYGDAWDFIRLILNSTVKILKPTGKYMTHGNGVSCSESLEMYEQVLSQLCLPVTFTKNSVFVPSFFEDWVFYQVSLK